The following proteins come from a genomic window of Musa acuminata AAA Group cultivar baxijiao chromosome BXJ1-7, Cavendish_Baxijiao_AAA, whole genome shotgun sequence:
- the LOC103992037 gene encoding probable GTP-binding protein OBGM, mitochondrial has protein sequence MWWRWHQTLGPGRVLRRSPCRKPPWLPSSFSYSDVPKKKGKLVPLQERRMVDRFRLWTKGGEGGNGCCSYRRSRTDRYGRPDGGNGGRGGDVILECSSAVWDFSNLQHHLNAQRGGNGTSKSKAGSRGSDKVAQVPVGAVIHLVSGETSFAENSSITSLDPWEIPGAVDTDTANSVQQKSVKVNASCSALMKDLHMSPLYSEDDVNKSQHDVKISFGSPASTEVEWDKDTEDDEPCCKTTYEEIKDDQTDDANEIRVEEDEEVMKEEEEEEVVRYSVAELTQPGQRIIVARGGEGGLGNATSKKDSRKSVSYCNGASSPETLDGEYQTSLAAGRPGSESVLILELKSIADVGLIGMPNAGKSTLLGALSMARPTVGHYAFTTLRPNIGNLNYEDFFSVKVADIPGLIKGAHANRGLGHAFLRHIERTRVLAYVVDLAAALDGRKGIPPWEQLRDLALELEHHREGLSNRPSLIVANKIDEEGAEHVFQELERRVQGVPIFPVCAVLQEGVPELKAGIRRLIDGSELHRLCVDNILTD, from the exons ATGTGGTGGCGCTGGCACCAAACCCTTGGGCCGGGCAGAGTACTGCGAAGATCGCCTTGTCGTAAACCGCCAtggcttccttcttccttctcttacTCTGATGTCCCGAAAAAGAAGGGAAAGTTGGTACCTTTGCAG GAACGGAGGATGGTTGATAGGTTTAGGTTATGGACTAAGGGAGGCGAAGGTGGAAATGGGTGTTGCAGCTATAGACGCAGCAGGACTGACCGTTATGGCAGACCTGATG GTGGAAATGGTGGAAGAGGTGGTGATgtcatccttgaatgctcttcagCTGTTTGGGACTTCAGCAATTTGCAGCATCACTTG AATGCACAAAGAGGAGGGAATGGAACTTCAAAGAGTAAAGCAGGGAGCCGTGGGTCTGACAAG GTTGCTCAAGTACCAGTTGGCGCTGTAATACACCTAGTTAGTGGTGAAACTTCTTTTGCTGAAAACTCTTCTATCACATCCTTAGACCCTTGGGAAATACCAGGAGCTGTTGACACTGATACAGCTAATTCTGTTCAGCAAAAAAGTGTTAAGGTCAATGCATCTTGTTCAGCACTAATGAAAGATTTGCATATGTCACCTTTGTACTCCGAAGATGATGTTAATAAATCACAGCATGATGTCAAAATAAGTTTTGGTTCTCCTGCCTCCACTGAGGTAGAGTGGGACAAAGACACCGAAGATGATGAACCATGTTGCAAAACTACCTACGAGGAAATTAAAGATGATCAAACTGATGATGCAAATGAAATCAGAGTAGAGGAAGATGAGGAGGTgatgaaggaggaagaagaagaggaggtggtgcgATATTCAGTTGCAGAATTAACTCAACCTGGGCAAAGAATAATAGTTGCACGAGGAGGAGAGGGTGGCCTTGGTAATGCTACTTCAAAAAAGGATTCTCGCAAAAGTGTCAGTTACTGCAATGGTGCTTCAAGTCCAGAAACTTTGGATGGTGAATATCAAACTTCATTGGCTGCTGGAAGACCTGGCTCTGAAAGTGTTCTTATACTGGAACTGAAGAGTATCGCAGATGTTGGCCTTATTGGAATGCCTAATGCTGGTAAAAGCACATTGCTAGGGGCCCTATCAATGGCTAGGCCAACTGTGGGTCATTATGCTTTTACCACTCTAAGGCCCAACATAGGAAATCTAAATTACGAGGACTTCTTCTCCGTCAAGGTTGCTGACATCCCTGGTCTTATAAAAGGAGCACATGCAAATCGTGGGCTTGGCCATGCTTTCTTGAGGCACATAGAGCGCACAAGGGTTTTGGCATATGTCGTTGATTTAGCAGCAGCATTGGATGGGAGGAAGGGTATTCCGCCATGGGAGCAACTGAGGGATTTGGCTTTGGAGCTTGAACATCACCGGGAAGGTTTGTCAAATCGACCGTCCTTAATAGTGGCCAACAAAATTGATGAAGAGGGTGCAGAACATGTGTTCCAAGAACTAGAGAGAAGGGTCCAAGGCGTCCCTATATTTCCTGTATGTGCTGTCTTGCAAGAGGGAGTACCTGAACTAAAAGCTGGAATCAGAAGGCTTATAGATGGCAGTGAGTTGCACAGACTTTGTGTCGATAACATATTGACTGACTAG